A window of the Microbacterium sp. LWH13-1.2 genome harbors these coding sequences:
- a CDS encoding ATP-binding protein, whose translation MTLPQIALLALAVGLVIGVGLSLLVAWAYRARARVAEETSLSVPEGVTAVLGSMDDAACVVDSSGLVLAVSKAATRFGIEVGAPLENPELRQLVRGGRNEGGSASESMRLTRGGLSLDPRLVSARASVISPRMTLLIIRDVTEQERLDQMRRDFVANTSHELKTPVGAVTLLAEAIESAADDPAQVRHFATRISAEAARLGQLTGRIMSLSRLQAEDALSDVRPVAIDEVLATALEAHVVQADSAGVEIARGGDRGVWVRGDSQILIEAFGNLIANAIAYSPKGSRVGIGVKADEGVVEIAVSDQGIGIAEGDRERIFERFYRADEARSRRTGGTGLGLSIVKHATQRHGGEVRLWSRPGRGSTFTIRLPRIDAPPRIDTDKKNKKKRERKAAKAATRVRNGENA comes from the coding sequence ATGACCTTGCCGCAGATCGCGCTGCTCGCGTTGGCCGTCGGCCTCGTGATCGGCGTCGGCCTCTCCCTCCTCGTGGCATGGGCGTACCGCGCACGGGCGAGGGTCGCCGAGGAGACATCGCTCTCGGTGCCGGAGGGGGTCACCGCGGTGCTCGGCAGCATGGACGACGCGGCCTGTGTGGTCGATTCGTCCGGACTCGTGCTCGCGGTGTCGAAAGCGGCGACGCGCTTCGGAATCGAGGTCGGCGCTCCGCTCGAGAACCCCGAGCTGCGTCAGCTGGTGCGCGGCGGTCGGAACGAGGGCGGCTCGGCCTCCGAGTCCATGCGACTGACGCGCGGTGGCCTCAGCCTCGACCCGCGTCTGGTCTCGGCCCGCGCGAGCGTGATCAGCCCGCGGATGACACTGCTGATCATCCGCGACGTGACCGAGCAGGAGCGCCTGGACCAGATGCGCCGCGACTTCGTGGCGAACACCAGCCATGAGCTGAAGACGCCGGTCGGTGCGGTCACGCTGCTCGCCGAGGCCATCGAGTCGGCGGCGGACGACCCCGCGCAGGTGCGTCACTTCGCCACCAGGATCTCGGCGGAGGCCGCGCGTCTCGGTCAGCTCACCGGTCGCATCATGAGCCTGTCGAGGCTGCAGGCCGAGGACGCGCTGTCTGATGTGCGACCCGTCGCGATCGACGAAGTGCTCGCCACAGCGCTCGAGGCGCACGTCGTGCAGGCGGACTCGGCGGGAGTCGAGATCGCGCGCGGCGGCGACAGGGGAGTGTGGGTGCGTGGCGACTCGCAGATCCTGATCGAGGCGTTCGGCAACCTCATCGCCAACGCGATCGCGTATTCGCCGAAGGGCTCCCGGGTCGGCATCGGTGTGAAGGCAGACGAAGGCGTCGTCGAGATCGCCGTCTCCGATCAGGGCATCGGGATAGCGGAGGGCGACCGCGAGCGCATCTTCGAGCGCTTCTACCGCGCAGATGAGGCTCGATCGCGTCGCACGGGCGGCACGGGCCTCGGTCTCTCGATCGTCAAGCACGCGACGCAGAGGCACGGCGGCGAGGTGCGGCTCTGGTCGCGCCCCGGACGCGGATCGACTTTCACCATCAGGCTCCCGAGGATCGATGCTCCCCCGAGGATCGACACGGACAAGAAGAACAAGAAGAAGCGCGAGCGCAAGGCGGCGAAGGCCGCGACTCGCGTCCGAAACGGAGAGAACGCATGA
- the ugpC gene encoding sn-glycerol-3-phosphate ABC transporter ATP-binding protein UgpC — MASVTFDEATRLYPGGTRPAVDKLNLEVADGEFLVLVGPSGCGKSTSLRMLAGLEEVNAGRILIGDRDVTDVPPKDRDIAMVFQNYALYPHMTVAENMGFALKIAGVGKEERASRVLEAAKLLDLEEYLTRKPKALSGGQRQRVAMGRAIVRQPQVFLMDEPLSNLDAKLRVQTRTQIASLQRRLGVTTVYVTHDQTEALTMGDRIAVLKDGLLQQVGSPRDLYEKPENVFVAGFIGSPAMNLFSADLADGGVRFGTEVVPLDRDTVGRANGSQVTVGVRPEDITVGPADGKGLSVVVDLVEELGADGYLYGHTEINGKRADLVARVDGRSHPNAGETVTLAANAGHVHAFDIESGVRLNDKPIVSA, encoded by the coding sequence ATGGCATCTGTGACTTTCGACGAGGCCACCCGCCTCTACCCCGGCGGAACCCGCCCGGCTGTCGACAAGCTCAACCTCGAGGTCGCCGATGGCGAATTCCTCGTTCTCGTCGGCCCTTCCGGCTGCGGAAAGTCCACCTCGCTGCGTATGCTCGCCGGCCTCGAAGAGGTCAACGCGGGCCGCATCCTCATCGGTGACCGCGACGTCACCGACGTGCCGCCGAAGGACCGCGACATCGCGATGGTGTTCCAGAACTACGCGCTGTACCCGCACATGACGGTCGCCGAGAACATGGGCTTCGCGCTCAAGATCGCCGGCGTCGGCAAGGAAGAGCGCGCCAGCCGCGTTCTCGAGGCCGCCAAGCTGCTCGACCTCGAGGAGTACCTGACCCGCAAGCCGAAGGCGCTCTCGGGCGGTCAGCGTCAGCGTGTCGCGATGGGCCGCGCGATCGTCCGTCAGCCCCAGGTCTTCCTCATGGACGAGCCGCTGTCGAACCTCGACGCCAAGCTCCGCGTCCAGACGCGTACGCAGATCGCATCGCTGCAGCGTCGCCTGGGCGTCACCACGGTCTACGTCACGCACGACCAGACCGAGGCCCTCACCATGGGCGACCGCATCGCCGTCCTCAAGGACGGCCTGCTCCAGCAGGTCGGCTCGCCGCGCGACCTGTACGAGAAGCCCGAGAACGTGTTCGTCGCCGGCTTCATCGGCTCCCCCGCCATGAACCTGTTCAGCGCGGACCTGGCTGACGGCGGCGTGCGCTTCGGCACCGAGGTCGTCCCGCTCGACCGCGACACCGTCGGCCGCGCCAACGGCTCGCAGGTCACCGTGGGTGTGCGCCCCGAGGACATCACCGTCGGCCCCGCCGACGGCAAGGGCCTGTCGGTCGTCGTCGACCTCGTCGAGGAGCTCGGCGCCGACGGCTACCTCTACGGTCACACCGAGATCAACGGCAAGCGCGCCGACCTGGTCGCACGTGTCGACGGTCGCAGCCACCCCAACGCGGGCGAGACCGTCACGCTGGCTGCGAACGCGGGCCACGTGCACGCGTTCGACATCGAGTCGGGTGTGCGCCTGAACGACAAGCCGATCGTCTCCGCCTGA
- the rlmB gene encoding 23S rRNA (guanosine(2251)-2'-O)-methyltransferase RlmB codes for MAKQGNPSAGKGKKGPTKGSGGKGRSSLEGRGPTPKAEDRAWHPAGKRKAAAERYAASGGKGKPGQRQTSGGNPNRSARSKDNTTEVEVVTGRNSVLEALRAKIPASAFYIAQRVEMDDRVKEMLSIATNRGIPVLEVTRQELDRMAGFDGVHQGVAVKVPPYEYAHPQDLLEAVIDKGEVPLFVALDGITDPRNLGAIIRSTGAFGGHGIILPQRRSAGVNSAAWKTSAGAAARVPVALATNLTTQLKEFKKQGVFVLGLDGDGDVLLPELQLADRPVVIVTGSEGKGLSRLVAETCDQIVSIPISAVTESLNAGIATSVALYQVSSIRNAKK; via the coding sequence ATGGCTAAGCAGGGCAATCCCTCGGCAGGCAAGGGCAAGAAGGGTCCCACCAAGGGCTCCGGCGGCAAGGGCCGCAGCTCGCTCGAAGGCCGCGGACCGACGCCGAAGGCGGAAGATCGCGCCTGGCACCCCGCCGGCAAGCGCAAGGCCGCGGCCGAGCGCTACGCGGCATCGGGCGGAAAGGGCAAGCCGGGGCAGCGTCAGACGTCCGGCGGCAACCCGAACCGCTCGGCACGCTCGAAGGACAACACCACCGAGGTCGAGGTCGTCACCGGCCGCAACTCGGTGCTCGAGGCCCTGCGCGCGAAGATCCCTGCGTCGGCGTTCTACATCGCGCAGCGCGTCGAGATGGACGACCGCGTCAAGGAGATGCTGTCGATCGCCACGAACCGCGGCATCCCGGTTCTCGAGGTGACACGTCAGGAGCTCGACCGCATGGCCGGCTTCGACGGCGTGCACCAGGGCGTCGCCGTCAAGGTGCCGCCGTACGAGTACGCGCACCCGCAGGACCTGCTCGAAGCCGTCATCGACAAGGGCGAGGTTCCGCTGTTCGTCGCCCTCGACGGCATCACGGATCCCCGCAACCTCGGCGCGATCATCCGTTCGACCGGCGCGTTCGGCGGCCACGGCATCATCCTGCCGCAGCGCCGTTCGGCGGGTGTGAACTCGGCGGCGTGGAAGACCAGCGCCGGTGCCGCCGCGCGCGTGCCCGTCGCTCTCGCGACGAACCTGACCACGCAGCTCAAGGAGTTCAAGAAACAGGGCGTCTTCGTGCTCGGCCTCGACGGCGACGGCGACGTGCTGCTGCCCGAACTCCAGCTCGCCGATCGCCCCGTCGTGATCGTCACGGGCTCCGAGGGCAAGGGCCTGTCGCGTCTGGTCGCCGAGACGTGCGACCAGATCGTCTCGATCCCGATCTCGGCCGTGACCGAGTCGCTCAACGCCGGCATCGCGACGTCCGTCGCGCTCTACCAGGTCTCGTCGATCCGCAACGCGAAGAAGTAG
- a CDS encoding DNA modification methylase — MKSRLVASAAISALVLLGATGCTFITPQSTKIEYSGSDGVNVSDSDGPIDVRNAFVVANEDGSVGNFIGAVVNPTTEKATLTMTVAGLDPFTVTVPAGKTVSFGADEEPLRIDGLDTKPGATIEIHFQSGDGAGTKTEVPVLDGSLPYYADLVPAAEEPTPTPVPTDTAAPAPQE; from the coding sequence GTGAAATCGCGCCTTGTCGCGTCTGCCGCCATCAGCGCCCTCGTTCTTCTCGGCGCGACGGGCTGCACGTTCATCACGCCACAGTCGACCAAGATCGAGTACTCGGGCTCGGACGGCGTCAACGTCTCCGACTCCGACGGACCGATCGACGTGCGCAACGCCTTCGTCGTCGCGAACGAAGACGGCTCGGTGGGCAACTTCATCGGCGCGGTCGTCAACCCGACCACCGAGAAGGCCACGCTCACGATGACCGTCGCGGGCCTCGACCCGTTCACCGTCACGGTTCCCGCGGGCAAGACCGTCAGCTTCGGCGCCGATGAGGAGCCGCTGCGCATCGACGGCCTCGACACGAAGCCCGGCGCCACGATCGAGATCCACTTCCAGTCCGGAGACGGCGCAGGCACCAAGACCGAGGTCCCCGTGCTCGACGGCTCTCTGCCGTACTACGCCGATCTCGTGCCCGCCGCGGAAGAGCCCACGCCGACGCCGGTCCCGACCGATACGGCGGCACCGGCTCCGCAGGAGTGA
- a CDS encoding DUF4032 domain-containing protein — protein sequence MQDALRITASSIDPGLLALPWSTTLAKWPSEQIVSLPKGLSRHLVRFADLSGRVVAVKETTDEMAKREYEMLGNLARLDIPCVDRVAVIAGRTDAAGEPLPAALVTSHLRFSMPYRALFTRVLRPDTATRLVDALAVLLVRLHNVGFYWGDVSLSNTLFRRDAGAYAAYLVDAETGELHEEGLTDGQRAYDLDLARTNIAGEIMDLAAGGRLEHGVDAIAIADGIVSSYRSLWAELTVQESFASAETWRITERVERLNALGFDIDEMSMSTTADGTVVEIQPKVVDAGHHQRRLIRLTGLDVEENQARRLLNDLDEFRARSTKQWADEEMYAHEWLTRVFEPVVRAIPWELRAKLEPAEVFHQVLEHRWYLSQAQGRSVPLAEVLTSYINEVLRHRRDEATIMGPPTETMSLPVITGSNPVTDDDDEIDWRDLV from the coding sequence ATGCAGGATGCGCTGCGGATCACCGCGAGCTCGATCGACCCGGGGCTGCTCGCCCTCCCCTGGTCGACGACACTGGCCAAGTGGCCGTCCGAGCAGATCGTGTCGCTGCCGAAGGGCCTCTCCCGCCACCTCGTGCGGTTCGCCGATCTCTCCGGCCGCGTCGTCGCCGTCAAGGAGACGACCGATGAGATGGCGAAGCGCGAGTACGAGATGCTCGGCAACCTCGCACGCCTCGACATCCCCTGCGTCGACCGTGTCGCGGTGATCGCAGGACGAACGGATGCCGCGGGTGAACCGCTTCCCGCCGCGCTCGTGACGTCGCATCTGCGGTTCTCGATGCCGTACCGTGCCCTCTTCACCCGAGTCCTGCGCCCCGACACCGCCACCCGCCTCGTCGACGCCCTCGCGGTGCTGCTCGTGCGCCTGCACAACGTCGGCTTCTACTGGGGCGACGTGTCGCTGTCGAACACCCTCTTCCGGCGTGACGCCGGCGCCTACGCCGCGTACCTCGTCGACGCCGAGACCGGCGAGCTGCACGAGGAGGGCCTGACCGACGGCCAGCGCGCCTACGACCTCGACCTCGCCCGCACGAACATCGCCGGCGAGATCATGGACCTCGCCGCGGGCGGCCGGCTCGAGCACGGTGTCGACGCGATCGCGATCGCCGACGGCATCGTCTCGTCCTACCGCTCACTGTGGGCGGAGCTCACGGTGCAGGAATCCTTCGCGTCGGCGGAGACCTGGCGCATCACCGAGCGCGTCGAGCGTCTCAACGCGCTCGGATTCGACATCGACGAGATGTCGATGTCGACGACTGCCGACGGCACGGTCGTCGAGATCCAGCCGAAGGTCGTGGATGCCGGGCACCACCAGCGCCGGCTCATCCGCCTGACCGGACTCGATGTCGAGGAGAACCAGGCGCGACGCCTGCTCAACGACCTCGATGAGTTCCGCGCCCGATCGACCAAGCAGTGGGCCGACGAGGAGATGTACGCGCACGAGTGGCTGACCCGCGTGTTCGAGCCCGTCGTGCGCGCGATCCCGTGGGAGTTGCGCGCCAAGCTCGAACCCGCCGAGGTGTTCCACCAGGTGCTCGAGCACCGCTGGTACCTGTCGCAGGCGCAGGGACGCTCCGTGCCTCTTGCGGAAGTGCTGACGAGCTACATCAACGAGGTGCTACGGCACCGCCGCGACGAGGCGACCATCATGGGTCCTCCCACCGAGACCATGAGCCTGCCGGTGATCACCGGATCGAATCCCGTCACCGATGACGACGACGAGATCGACTGGCGCGACCTGGTCTGA
- a CDS encoding CarD family transcriptional regulator, producing the protein MLFEVGETVVYPHHGAATIIEVKERVIKGEAKKYLKLNVTQGDLIIEVPAENVDLVGVRDVIGREGLDHVFEVLRAPFTEEPTNWSRRYKANLEKLASGDVIKVSEVVRDLWRRDQDRGLSAGEKRMLAKARQILISELALAEKTDEDKASALLDEVLAS; encoded by the coding sequence ATGCTTTTTGAGGTTGGCGAAACTGTCGTCTATCCGCACCATGGCGCTGCGACCATCATCGAGGTCAAGGAGCGCGTCATCAAGGGTGAGGCGAAGAAATACCTGAAGCTCAACGTCACGCAGGGAGACCTCATCATCGAGGTGCCCGCGGAGAACGTCGATCTTGTCGGGGTCCGCGACGTGATCGGCCGTGAGGGGCTCGACCATGTGTTCGAGGTGCTCCGCGCTCCGTTCACCGAAGAGCCCACGAACTGGTCGCGCCGTTACAAGGCGAACCTCGAGAAGCTCGCCTCCGGCGACGTGATCAAGGTGAGCGAGGTCGTGCGCGACCTGTGGCGTCGTGATCAGGACCGCGGTCTGTCGGCCGGTGAGAAGCGGATGCTGGCGAAGGCACGTCAGATCCTCATCTCCGAGCTGGCTCTCGCAGAGAAGACCGACGAAGACAAGGCGAGCGCGCTGCTCGACGAAGTCCTCGCGTCCTGA
- a CDS encoding short chain dehydrogenase translates to MKVLIIGATGQVGRTAVDALTGHEVVAASRSSEPSVDVTDSASVERLFASVGQVDAVIVAVGEVPFRPLGELGRGDYESAFRGKVLSQLDVVRIGTPYVRDGGSITLTSGILAREPIATGAAASLVNGAVESFVLAAATELPRGIRINAVSPSVLADAPSYHSSFPGFVPVSSHRVGQAYAKSVLGVQTGQVFPVD, encoded by the coding sequence ATGAAGGTCCTGATCATCGGAGCCACCGGACAGGTGGGTCGCACGGCCGTCGACGCCCTGACGGGACACGAGGTCGTCGCGGCGTCGCGCAGCAGCGAACCGTCGGTCGACGTCACCGACTCAGCGTCCGTCGAGCGCCTCTTCGCCTCCGTCGGGCAGGTCGACGCCGTGATCGTCGCGGTCGGCGAGGTGCCGTTCCGCCCGCTCGGCGAGCTCGGCCGCGGAGACTACGAGTCGGCGTTCCGCGGCAAGGTGCTGTCACAGCTCGACGTCGTGCGCATCGGCACGCCGTACGTGCGCGACGGCGGCTCGATCACCCTCACCTCCGGCATCCTCGCGCGCGAGCCCATCGCCACCGGTGCCGCCGCGTCGCTCGTCAACGGCGCCGTCGAGTCGTTCGTGCTCGCCGCCGCCACCGAGCTGCCTCGCGGCATCCGCATCAACGCCGTGAGCCCCTCCGTGCTGGCGGACGCGCCCTCGTATCACTCGTCCTTCCCCGGTTTCGTGCCCGTGTCGTCGCATCGAGTCGGACAGGCATACGCGAAGAGCGTGCTCGGGGTGCAGACCGGGCAGGTCTTCCCCGTCGACTGA
- the ispD gene encoding 2-C-methyl-D-erythritol 4-phosphate cytidylyltransferase: MSMLPVPDTAIIVVAAGSGTRLDAGAPKAFVGIDSHSILRHALDAVFAAAPAQVIVVAPSGFEGDAETELRAAAGDRIDLARVVTGGDTRQRSVAAGLDALWGDVTRVLVHDAARALTPPEVIDAVATAIDGEIGILPTLPVVDTLKRVDGDAVVGPIDRSELAAAQTPQGFPRALLEAAYEAALSSGVEYTDDAALYAAAGHDVRQIPGSARGFKITTAADLERARHLLTAAAAAPAEAPAAAPVSWSGPRVGLGTDVHAFGGDGDLWLAGLEWPGEPALSGHSDGDAVAHAIVDALLGAAGLGDIGEHFGTAHAEYAGAHAAVFLARTRELLEEAGFAIGNVSAQFQGNRPRFSARRAEAERALSAALGGAPVTVTATTTDGLGFPGRGEGIAVTAVAMVYPR; encoded by the coding sequence GTGAGCATGCTTCCCGTTCCTGACACCGCGATCATCGTCGTCGCCGCCGGCTCCGGTACGCGACTGGATGCCGGCGCGCCCAAGGCGTTCGTTGGCATCGACAGCCATTCGATCCTCCGCCACGCACTCGACGCCGTCTTCGCCGCAGCCCCCGCCCAGGTGATCGTCGTCGCACCCTCGGGATTCGAGGGCGACGCCGAGACGGAGCTGCGCGCCGCAGCGGGTGACCGGATCGATCTGGCCCGAGTCGTCACCGGTGGTGACACCCGCCAGCGATCGGTGGCGGCCGGCCTCGATGCGCTCTGGGGAGATGTCACGCGCGTGCTGGTGCACGACGCGGCGCGCGCGCTGACTCCTCCCGAGGTGATCGACGCGGTCGCCACGGCCATCGACGGTGAGATCGGCATCCTCCCGACGCTTCCTGTCGTCGATACGTTGAAGCGCGTCGACGGCGACGCTGTCGTCGGACCGATCGACCGCTCGGAGCTCGCCGCGGCGCAGACGCCGCAGGGCTTCCCGCGCGCGCTGCTCGAGGCCGCATACGAGGCCGCGCTCTCGTCCGGTGTCGAGTACACCGACGATGCCGCACTCTACGCGGCCGCGGGACACGATGTCCGTCAGATCCCAGGGTCTGCGCGCGGATTCAAGATCACCACCGCAGCCGACCTCGAGCGGGCGCGTCACCTGCTCACCGCAGCCGCCGCGGCTCCGGCAGAGGCTCCCGCCGCTGCCCCGGTCTCGTGGAGCGGACCTCGAGTCGGGCTCGGGACGGACGTGCACGCCTTCGGCGGCGACGGCGATCTGTGGCTGGCGGGCCTCGAGTGGCCGGGGGAGCCGGCGCTGTCCGGGCACTCCGACGGCGACGCCGTAGCGCACGCGATCGTGGATGCCCTGCTGGGTGCCGCGGGCCTCGGCGATATCGGCGAGCACTTCGGAACAGCCCACGCTGAGTACGCCGGCGCGCACGCCGCGGTCTTCCTCGCGCGCACCAGAGAGCTGCTGGAGGAGGCGGGATTCGCGATCGGGAACGTCTCTGCGCAGTTCCAGGGCAATCGTCCTCGGTTCAGCGCCCGCCGAGCGGAGGCCGAGCGTGCGCTGTCGGCGGCGCTGGGCGGGGCGCCCGTGACGGTCACTGCGACGACCACGGACGGACTCGGGTTCCCCGGACGCGGTGAGGGGATCGCCGTCACCGCGGTCGCGATGGTGTACCCGCGCTGA
- a CDS encoding NAD(P)H-binding protein produces the protein MARIVVLGGTGYAGRHIVSEAVSRGHEVVSVSRSEPSNPVEGARNVQGSVLDLASLGDVFDGADAVVSALSPRGDMEDSVLDALGGLVEKLSGTKTRIGVVGGAGGSLVAPGGPRLFDLDFPEEYKHEAQVGIDSLALLESTDESLDWFFIHPAEVFGPWAEGERTGHYRDGGDVLVRDADGKSFISGADFAIAVVDEVERGAHRRGRFTVGY, from the coding sequence ATGGCTCGCATCGTCGTCCTCGGAGGAACCGGCTACGCCGGACGCCACATCGTCTCGGAGGCGGTGAGCCGCGGCCACGAGGTCGTCTCGGTCTCGCGCTCGGAGCCGTCGAACCCCGTGGAGGGCGCACGGAACGTGCAGGGTTCCGTGCTCGACCTCGCGAGCCTGGGCGACGTCTTCGACGGTGCGGACGCTGTCGTGTCGGCGCTGTCTCCCCGTGGCGACATGGAGGACTCGGTGCTCGACGCGCTCGGCGGCCTCGTCGAGAAGTTGAGCGGCACGAAGACCCGCATCGGCGTGGTCGGCGGAGCCGGCGGCAGCCTCGTCGCCCCCGGCGGCCCTCGGCTCTTCGACCTCGACTTCCCCGAGGAGTACAAGCACGAGGCGCAGGTCGGCATCGACTCTCTCGCGCTGCTCGAGTCGACCGACGAGTCGCTCGACTGGTTCTTCATCCACCCTGCCGAGGTCTTCGGACCCTGGGCCGAGGGGGAGCGCACCGGTCACTACCGCGACGGCGGCGACGTGCTCGTGCGGGATGCCGACGGCAAGTCGTTCATCTCGGGCGCCGACTTCGCGATCGCGGTGGTCGATGAGGTCGAGCGCGGCGCACACCGTCGCGGGCGTTTCACCGTCGGGTACTGA
- the cysS gene encoding cysteine--tRNA ligase yields MTLRLYDTRAQQLRDFVPLDSENITMYVCGPTVQSGPHIGHVRAALSFDLLRRWLTHRYGRVTFVRNVTDIDDKVLANATDVEPWWALAYRMEQEFTAAYAGVGILPPTYEPRATASVPQMQEIIATLIERGHAYPAPDGSGDVYFDVRSWAEYGSLTNQSVDAMEAAEDADPRGKRNPQDFALWKGAKRDEQADATWQSPWGSGRPGWHIECSAMSKRYLGAEFDIHGGGLDLRFPHHENELAQSTAAGDGFARYWVHNGLVTVGGQKMSKSLGNFTLASDVLEEHDPLVVRYALAAAHYRSSLDLTESSWAEAEAALGRIRTFVERAERTLPKTFGWAEPTPLPDAFGAAMDDDLGIPQALGVVHDTVRAGNAALDAGDTDAAATARHEVLAMLDVLGFDLVGGVQGGDATASALDALVQTMITQRAQARADKDWAAADRIRDAIAAAGITLEDSPAGTHWSIDG; encoded by the coding sequence GTGACTCTCCGCCTCTACGACACCCGCGCACAGCAGCTGCGCGACTTCGTGCCTCTCGACTCCGAGAACATCACGATGTACGTCTGCGGACCCACGGTGCAGTCGGGCCCCCACATCGGGCACGTCCGCGCGGCTCTGAGCTTCGACCTCCTGCGCCGCTGGCTGACGCACCGATACGGGCGCGTCACCTTCGTGCGCAACGTCACCGACATCGACGACAAGGTGCTCGCGAACGCGACCGACGTCGAGCCCTGGTGGGCGCTGGCGTACCGCATGGAGCAGGAGTTCACAGCGGCATACGCCGGAGTCGGCATCCTTCCGCCGACCTACGAGCCCCGCGCGACCGCCTCCGTTCCGCAGATGCAGGAGATCATCGCGACCCTCATCGAACGCGGTCACGCGTACCCGGCACCCGATGGCTCTGGCGACGTCTACTTCGACGTGCGCTCCTGGGCGGAGTACGGGTCGCTCACGAACCAGTCGGTCGATGCCATGGAGGCGGCGGAGGATGCCGACCCCCGAGGCAAGCGCAACCCCCAGGACTTCGCGCTGTGGAAGGGCGCGAAGCGCGACGAGCAGGCGGATGCCACATGGCAGTCGCCGTGGGGTTCAGGGCGCCCCGGCTGGCACATCGAGTGCTCGGCGATGTCGAAGCGGTACCTCGGCGCGGAGTTCGACATCCACGGCGGCGGCCTCGACCTGCGCTTCCCGCATCACGAGAACGAGCTCGCCCAGTCGACTGCGGCCGGCGACGGCTTCGCGCGGTACTGGGTGCACAACGGCCTCGTGACCGTGGGCGGGCAGAAGATGTCGAAGTCCCTCGGCAACTTCACGCTCGCGAGCGATGTGCTGGAAGAGCACGATCCGCTCGTGGTCCGCTATGCACTGGCCGCCGCGCACTACCGCTCGAGCCTCGACCTGACGGAGTCGTCGTGGGCCGAGGCGGAGGCCGCGCTCGGCCGCATCCGGACTTTCGTGGAGCGCGCGGAGCGCACTCTCCCGAAGACGTTCGGGTGGGCGGAGCCGACCCCGCTGCCCGATGCCTTCGGCGCGGCGATGGATGACGACCTCGGCATCCCGCAGGCCCTCGGCGTCGTGCACGACACCGTGCGCGCAGGGAATGCGGCGCTCGATGCCGGCGACACCGACGCAGCGGCGACGGCGAGGCACGAGGTGCTCGCGATGCTCGACGTGCTCGGATTCGACCTCGTCGGCGGCGTGCAGGGCGGAGATGCCACGGCATCCGCCCTCGACGCGCTCGTGCAGACGATGATCACCCAGCGTGCGCAGGCGCGCGCTGACAAGGACTGGGCGGCGGCCGATCGCATCCGTGATGCGATCGCCGCGGCAGGAATCACGCTGGAGGACTCTCCGGCCGGAACTCATTGGAGTATCGATGGCTAA
- a CDS encoding response regulator transcription factor has translation MTRILLVEDEPDLADPLAYLLRREGYEVEIAEDGPGALTAFRERGADVVLLDLMLPGMPGTEVCRQIRSTSAVPIIMVTAKDSEVDIVVGLELGADDYVTKPYSSRELLARMRAVLRRVVQAENELDERVLDGGRVSLDIDRHTVSVAGQQINMPLKEFELLEVLMRNSGRVLTRGQLIDRVWGSDYFGDTKTLDVHIKRIRSRIEENPGEPVMLVTVRGLGYRFEG, from the coding sequence ATGACCCGCATCCTTCTCGTCGAAGACGAGCCCGATCTCGCCGACCCTCTTGCGTATCTGCTGCGACGCGAGGGGTACGAGGTCGAGATCGCCGAGGACGGCCCCGGCGCTCTGACCGCATTCCGTGAGCGCGGCGCCGACGTCGTGCTCCTCGATCTCATGCTGCCGGGGATGCCGGGCACCGAGGTGTGCCGGCAGATCCGCTCCACCTCAGCCGTGCCGATCATCATGGTCACGGCCAAGGACTCGGAGGTGGACATCGTCGTCGGGCTCGAGCTCGGCGCCGACGACTACGTCACCAAGCCCTATTCGTCGCGTGAGCTGCTCGCCCGCATGCGGGCGGTGCTGCGCCGCGTGGTGCAGGCCGAGAACGAGCTCGACGAGCGGGTGCTCGACGGCGGACGCGTCTCGCTCGACATCGACCGGCACACCGTGTCGGTCGCCGGCCAGCAGATCAACATGCCGCTGAAGGAATTCGAGCTCCTCGAGGTGCTGATGCGCAACTCCGGTCGCGTGCTCACCCGTGGGCAGCTCATCGACCGCGTCTGGGGCAGCGACTACTTCGGCGACACCAAGACGCTCGACGTGCACATCAAGCGCATCCGCTCCCGCATCGAGGAGAACCCGGGGGAGCCCGTCATGCTCGTCACCGTTCGCGGACTGGGCTACCGCTTCGAGGGCTGA